The following DNA comes from bacterium.
ACGATCCTGGAGATGGACGGGCTCCGCGTCTCCCGCATCCGCGTGCAACGGTTGGCGTCCGTTCGCGACGAGGGGGGGCATGATGCACGGTAGCGCGCCTCTCGCCTGGGATCTGGTGGTTCTCGTCGTCGCCGTCTGCGTGCTCGCCTCCGGTTTCATGTCCGGCACGGAGACCGGCCTGATGAGCGTCAGCCGCATCCGTCTGCGTTTCCTGGAGCTGCGGCGGGAGCATGCGCGCGCGACGGAACTGACGCGGCTGCTCGGCCGGGTGGAGGATCCCATCCTGACCTGCCTGATCGGCACCAACCTGTTCAACGTGCTCGGCAGCGCCGTGCTGACGGTCGCGTTCACGGCCCGCTACGCCGAGAACGGCGAAGTGGTGGCGGCGGCCGTGGAATCGGTGCTTGTCATCACCCTGGCCGAGATCGTGCCGAAGGTCCTCTACCGCGAGTACCCCGAGCGGTTGACCCTGGCCTCGCTGCCGGTGCTGCGCGTGGCCATGACGATGCTGGCGCCGGTGCGTTGGATCCTCATGGCCTATTCGCGCCTGTTGCAGGCGCTGCTGCCGGGACGGGGCGCGGGCGAGAGCCGGGCCCTGGGACGCGCCGCCATGACGTCGCTGCTGTCGACGCATCCCGTGGCCGGCCAGGACCGCCGTTTCACGGAGATCCTGGACCGTTGCCTCGCGCTGGCCGACCTGGACCTGACGGCGATCATGACACCCTGGCCGCGTGTGAAGAAGCTGCCGCGCACCGCCACCCTCGCGGAATGCCGCGCCGCAGCCGCCGAGTTCGGCAACAGCCGTCTGCCCGTGATCGAGCAGACCGGCTCCGGCGTGCCGGGCTGGCTTCTCGTGCGCGATCTGCTCTTCGTGGATCCTGCCGCGGCCTGGGACGACCTGCCCCCCGCCATGATCCGCACCTGCCCCTATGTGGACCGGTCCATCTCGCCCTGGGCGCTGTTCGAGGAGATGCGCTGGCAACAGCAACAGATGGCCGTGGTGACGGACCATGCGGGGAACCCGCTCGGGCTGGTGACGTTGGAGGATCTGCTCGAGATCCTCGTGGGCAGCATCGAGGACGAGTTCGATCGCGCCATGGTCGCAAGTTATTGACGTGCAGTTTTCGATCCCGTAGGCGTGGTGCGGCGGCACGACGGCGCGACCAGGACTCGGGGCGACGAAGTCCGACGAGAGGAGTGAAGCGGATGTCCGAGCAGATGAGCAAGCACGACCAGGTGTTGCTGACCCTGGTCATGAACCTGCAGGGGAGCGTCATGGTCCAGCTGGGCAAGTTGGCGGACCCCGCCACCGGCAAGATGGCCCGCAGCCTCGACGGCGCGCGCTACGTCATCGACGTCCTGGAGATGCTGCAGACCAAGTGTCGCGCGGAGACCCATCCGGAGATCGTGACCATGCTCGACCGCGTGGTGATGGAGCTACAGCTCAACTACACCGATGAGGTGAAGAAGGGCGGGGACGAGCCGGAACCACCGGTCGCCGAAGACGCAGGCGATTCCGCGAAGTCGACGCCGGACGAGCCGGCCCCGGAGGCCCAGGCTTGAAATCGTGGCGGCGACACGGTCCGGCCGCGCTGGCCTTGCTCTGTGCCCTGTTCGCCTCTTCGGCCGCGCTGGCCGACCTGGCCCTGCGGAACCAGGAGCGGTCGGCCCGGCTCAACCGGGTCGTATCTGGTCTGCTGCCTCCGGACGGATTGCTGGCGGTGGGCGTCGCCGGCGGCTTCTTCGCCGCGTATCACGGTCCCGCTGACCTGCGCTATCCGATCGGTTTCAGGACTGCCGGCCTGGAGCTTGAATACGGTCCGTGGCCCTGGTTGAACCTGCGCCTCGACCAGCCCTACCGCACCTGGTCGGGCGGACGCGACGACCTGCCAGCCAGCGGGAGCGGGCTTGCCGATGGTGGCGCCGGGCTGCTCGTGTCGTTGCCCATGCCGTCGCGGGGTCTCGGACTGGCCTTCGACGCCCGTACGACGCTGCCCACCGGCAACGAGGCCGACGGCCTCGGTGAGGGTTCGCCGTCGCCGTACGCCGGTCTGGCGCTGAGCGCGGCCCTGTGGACGCGCGCACAGATGCCCGAACTGCGGCTGCACCTGAACTTCGGCCGCCGTTTCCAGTCTCGGGACGAGGGCCGGGGCGCCGTCGTCGTCGGCAGACTCGAGTCCTGGCCGCCGCTGTACCCGGCGGTGCGCGCGGGAGGCGCCGCCTCCGACAACGACGCGACCGTGTTCGGCGCGGCATTGGAGTTTCGCAAGTCGCTGGTCAGCCTCTTCGTGGAATACTACGGGGAGCGCTACGGCGACGCGGTCGACATCTCGGCACGCGAGTTCCCCCGCCATCTCGCCGCCGGCCTGCGCTGGGGCGGGGAGGAGGGCCTGGCGCTGTCGTGGGGCTACGAAGTGCCCTTGGGACTGGAAGACCCGGCCACGTCCTTCGTCGCGGCCTATCCCGACTTCGTCCTCCACGCCGGTCTGTCCTACAGCTTCGCGGCCGGCGGCTCGGACTCCGACCGCGACGGCATCCCCGACCGGCTCGACCTCTGCCCCGGCGCGGCGGAGGACCGCGACGGCCACCTCGACGAGGACGGCTGCCCCGATCCCGACAACGACGAGGACGGCATTCCCGATGTCGAAGACCTGGCCCCCGATTATCCGGAGGACTACGACGGCTATCTGGACCACGACGGCATTCCAGACCTCGACAACGACGGGGACGGCATTCTCGACGCGGCCGACGCGTGCCCCGACGTACCCGAGGACATGGACGGTCACCAGGACGCGGACGGCTGTCCCGAGGAGTTCCTGGACGCGGACGGCGACGGCCTCCCCGACGAGGAGGACCTCTGTCCCGGCGACGCCGAGGATCCGGACGGCTTCGAGGACGAGGACGGCTGCCCGGAGGAGGACAACGATCTCGACGGCATCGCTGATGCCCTGGATCAATGTCCCGGTGTGGCGGAGGATTACGACGGGGTGGCGGACGAGGACGGCTGCCCCGAGTGATCAGGTGTCCCGGGCCTCTTCGGCCTTGGCCTGTTGCCAGGCCTCTTCGAGCCTGTCGATGCCCGCTTCGCGCATGGCCGCGTGATCGTGGAAGCGGCTCTCGACGCCGCGGAAACGCTCGCGGAAGCGACGGTTCGCCTTGCGCAGGGCGTCGTCGGCTTCCACGCCCAGCCGGCGCGAGAGGTTGACCACGGCCAGCAGGATGTCGCCGACCTCGTGCTCCACGGCCCCACGGTCGGCCAGCGCCGCGGCCGCCGCCAGCTCGTCCATTTCCTCGCGCAGCTTCTCCCAGATGCCGTCGACCTCCGGCCAGTCGAAGCCGACCTCGGCGGCGTCCTGCTGGTAGGTGTGGGCCTGGCGCAGGGGAGACGACGAAGCCGGCAGGTCCTTCAGGGCCGTCGGCTCGGGTTCCTCCTGGCCGTTGGCCCGTTTCTCGGCTGCCTTCATGGCGTTCCAGTGGATCTGGCTCTCGGCATGGTTCGCGGCGCTCACGTCGCCGAAGACGTGGGGGTGCCGGCGTATGAGTTTCTCGTTGCCCCCACGCGCCACGTCCTCGAAGGCGAAGGGCTCCGTCTCGCCCAGTATCTCGCAGCAGAAGGCCACCATGAACAGCAGGTCGCCCAACTCCTCGGCGACGTGCTCGGCGTCGCCGGCCAGCGCCGCATCCAGCAGCTCGCCGGCCTCGTCCAGCAGGAACCGCGCGGCGTCGGCGACGGTCTGCTTCTGGTCCCAGGGGCAACCGCCCGGCGCGCGCAGGGTGCGGATGGTCCGCAGCAGGGCTTGGGTGTGCGGCAGGCTCATGTTGGAGCGACTTTCGTTCTGGTTGGATCGGGGGCAGGTCCGCGCGACTTGCACGCTGCCAGCTTATATCCCTTGTACGTGTTGTGAAAGTGCGGATATCATGACAGGTC
Coding sequences within:
- a CDS encoding thrombospondin type 3 repeat-containing protein; this translates as MKSWRRHGPAALALLCALFASSAALADLALRNQERSARLNRVVSGLLPPDGLLAVGVAGGFFAAYHGPADLRYPIGFRTAGLELEYGPWPWLNLRLDQPYRTWSGGRDDLPASGSGLADGGAGLLVSLPMPSRGLGLAFDARTTLPTGNEADGLGEGSPSPYAGLALSAALWTRAQMPELRLHLNFGRRFQSRDEGRGAVVVGRLESWPPLYPAVRAGGAASDNDATVFGAALEFRKSLVSLFVEYYGERYGDAVDISAREFPRHLAAGLRWGGEEGLALSWGYEVPLGLEDPATSFVAAYPDFVLHAGLSYSFAAGGSDSDRDGIPDRLDLCPGAAEDRDGHLDEDGCPDPDNDEDGIPDVEDLAPDYPEDYDGYLDHDGIPDLDNDGDGILDAADACPDVPEDMDGHQDADGCPEEFLDADGDGLPDEEDLCPGDAEDPDGFEDEDGCPEEDNDLDGIADALDQCPGVAEDYDGVADEDGCPE
- a CDS encoding DUF21 domain-containing protein, whose amino-acid sequence is MMHGSAPLAWDLVVLVVAVCVLASGFMSGTETGLMSVSRIRLRFLELRREHARATELTRLLGRVEDPILTCLIGTNLFNVLGSAVLTVAFTARYAENGEVVAAAVESVLVITLAEIVPKVLYREYPERLTLASLPVLRVAMTMLAPVRWILMAYSRLLQALLPGRGAGESRALGRAAMTSLLSTHPVAGQDRRFTEILDRCLALADLDLTAIMTPWPRVKKLPRTATLAECRAAAAEFGNSRLPVIEQTGSGVPGWLLVRDLLFVDPAAAWDDLPPAMIRTCPYVDRSISPWALFEEMRWQQQQMAVVTDHAGNPLGLVTLEDLLEILVGSIEDEFDRAMVASY
- the mazG gene encoding nucleoside triphosphate pyrophosphohydrolase; translation: MSLPHTQALLRTIRTLRAPGGCPWDQKQTVADAARFLLDEAGELLDAALAGDAEHVAEELGDLLFMVAFCCEILGETEPFAFEDVARGGNEKLIRRHPHVFGDVSAANHAESQIHWNAMKAAEKRANGQEEPEPTALKDLPASSSPLRQAHTYQQDAAEVGFDWPEVDGIWEKLREEMDELAAAAALADRGAVEHEVGDILLAVVNLSRRLGVEADDALRKANRRFRERFRGVESRFHDHAAMREAGIDRLEEAWQQAKAEEARDT
- a CDS encoding DUF1844 domain-containing protein, with translation MSEQMSKHDQVLLTLVMNLQGSVMVQLGKLADPATGKMARSLDGARYVIDVLEMLQTKCRAETHPEIVTMLDRVVMELQLNYTDEVKKGGDEPEPPVAEDAGDSAKSTPDEPAPEAQA